One window of the Chitinophaga niabensis genome contains the following:
- the rfbA gene encoding glucose-1-phosphate thymidylyltransferase RfbA, whose protein sequence is MKGIILAGGSGTRLHPITYAISKQIMPVYDKPMIYYPLSTLMLAGIREILIISTPHDLPSFQRLFGDGKQFGLQLSYAEQAVPNGLAQAFVIGKEFIGKDNVALVLGDNIFYGAGLGTQLANNANPEGGIVYAYQVSDPERYGVVEFDANMQAVSIEEKPAKPKSSYAVPGLYFYDNDVVDIAEKLQPSPRGEYEITDVNREYLRRGKLKVSVLPRGTAWLDTGTFDSLMQASQFVQVIEQRQGIKVACIEEIAYRKGFIDKAQLETLAKPLVKSGYGEYLMNLVK, encoded by the coding sequence ATGAAAGGAATTATTCTCGCAGGCGGTTCAGGGACCAGGCTGCACCCCATTACATATGCTATCAGTAAACAGATCATGCCGGTGTACGACAAACCGATGATCTATTACCCCCTTTCCACCCTGATGCTGGCTGGTATCCGGGAAATATTGATCATCAGTACCCCGCACGACCTTCCTTCTTTCCAACGCCTGTTTGGTGATGGCAAGCAGTTTGGCCTGCAATTGTCTTATGCAGAGCAAGCCGTTCCCAATGGACTGGCACAGGCTTTTGTGATAGGAAAGGAATTTATCGGAAAGGATAATGTAGCGCTGGTTTTGGGAGATAATATCTTTTACGGAGCCGGGTTGGGCACCCAACTGGCTAATAATGCCAATCCTGAAGGCGGAATCGTATATGCATACCAGGTATCAGACCCGGAACGTTATGGTGTAGTAGAATTTGATGCCAATATGCAGGCGGTATCCATTGAGGAAAAACCGGCAAAACCCAAGTCAAGCTACGCTGTACCGGGTTTATATTTTTATGATAATGATGTGGTGGACATTGCAGAAAAGCTGCAACCCAGCCCACGTGGGGAATATGAGATCACAGATGTGAACAGGGAATACCTGCGCAGGGGTAAATTAAAAGTATCCGTTCTGCCACGCGGCACCGCCTGGCTGGATACAGGAACTTTTGATTCACTGATGCAGGCCTCCCAGTTTGTACAGGTGATAGAACAAAGGCAGGGTATTAAAGTAGCCTGTATTGAAGAGATCGCTTATCGCAAAGGGTTCATTGATAAAGCACAACTGGAAACGCTCGCAAAACCTCTGGTGAAGAGCGGTTACGGGGAATATTTAATGAACCTGGTAAAATAA